A segment of the Nasonia vitripennis strain AsymCx chromosome 2, Nvit_psr_1.1, whole genome shotgun sequence genome:
tgatgatTATGGAGATGACTGTGATAATATTgctaaataatatatacataattataAGAAAAACATAATAGTGGCCTCTGTTTAGTTAAAATCGATCACTTTGGTATAGAATTAATCCATGCTCGCTatcattattcaattttatttagtttattaaaattttgtgtgtatgtggagTCTGTCTGTGCGTGCCTTAATTTGAATGTCTTTTCAAAGTAAATGAATAACAATAGCCTAGTTATTGTAATCGTtctgtatataatttttctaaagttTTAATACATGTGCGAGTAGGCGATCCTCCAGCTCTCGTGTTGTAATGAATACCTCTTGCCCTCTCCAACACAAAAGAGTTCACACACATGAGAATCGCCTACTTTTAACATGCCgatcataaaaaaaatgtatgatgaACTTTAAGATATGATTGGTATATACAGTACcttaaatttttcatctgTCTTTCTAACCCTTTCTATCTCTCAGTAAAATTAACAGATGTCCTCTAATATGACTTATTTCCAATATAATGTTGCTGTTTCAAAAGCCATGCCAACTACTATAATGAACTAATGCACtctgtgaataataaaatatacaggaaaaacaccgaaagagagcgagagaatgaAAAACATGGAACTGAGTGATAAAATAGAGAAagataagaaaaaagaaaaaaaaggaaaaaaagaaaaaaaaggaaaaaaaggaaaaaaagggaaaaaagaaaaaaaaggaaaaaaagaaaaaaagcaggTGAAAGAGGAAAGcgataaaaaagagaaagataacgagaaaaaagaaaaaaagcaggTGAAAGAGGAAAGcgataaaaaagagaaagataatgagaaaaaagaaaataagcaGGTGAAAGAGGAAAGCGATGATAAAGAGAAAGAtaatgagaaaaaagaaaataagcaGGTGAAAGAGGAAAGCGATGATAAAGAGAAAGAtaatgagaaaaaagaaaataagcaggtgaaagagaaaagcgataaaaaaaagaaaaataatgagaaaaaagaaaaaaagcagaaGAAAGACGATATAGACTGTAATGTTTGCTGACTGTTAGGTCTGCTTGCAGGGGAATCGACATACTTGTGACTTTGAGACTATGACTGATGCCGGGTGCCCATCAGTGACCAGACACCTTCTTGCGCACCCGCGAAGACTCGAGCGACTCACCTCCTTCAGTTATAATCGCATCTCTGTTCTCGGCAACACGCGCctcacacatatacacacatacacacacacacatatatattatttatacataacggaacatgtatatacacgcATCGCACGCTATATCATAAATAGACGCGCGTGTGAAGTTTCAGATCTACGCCCATAGTATACGATTTAATGTCAGTAATGTCAAATCGTCGATCGGTCCTCTGCTCAGTCGACTGAGTAAATTACTTATTCTATAtagtagatatatatatatatatatatatatataacaatcatttaatatataatatcgGCATATCAAAATCGTCGATTTTCGCAAACGTTCATGCGCGCACACGGTGCATCTGATTTGTACATTTATTacgttgttattattattattcaccgGCATCCGCTGATGCTGCTATAATGCTATAACATCGTCATGCCGTCGCTCTTGCACGTTTTAATTTACCTCGACTCGACGACGAGCTTGCTGTGCATTGCCGTTCACCGCATCTTCGTACCTCTGTTTATACTTGATCAGTTTCTATCTTTTTTATcgattatttatatatttatcttttttctacagatatcgcgtgctttatacttatatacttGTACTTTACGATACTCGCGTCGCGTTCCCGTCTTATATACTTTCCGGACGTTTTATAATTCCCGCGGAATTATGAAGAAAGCTCTTGAGAACACGCTACAAATGACCATCAAGATTTTACAACAGAACGCGCGGCGTAACGATGCGAATGTACGTACAGTACATGAATGTAAAGACTCCTGGGTGCAGTACGCGCAGACCATGCGTGGAAAACGCTGACCACGGATGAAAAGGAATTCTCTAGTATATATATTAAGAATTTAGCGTTTACAAATTTCGTGATAAAAAAGGACATGTGATTAAATTCATCGATGCGTGTTTATTCAATAACGTTAGATTATATATTCCTTTTTATCCGTCGTCGTTCGCTTTTCAAGCTTGACTGTTAAACTCTATAATACTGCGCCTATACGTACACCCTATCCGACAACGCTATTATTCATCATCTTGTTTATTAGATACATATTGGCATAATTGATTCTGCTATAATAACAATCCATGTGCGAttaatagtaaaataatacgaaAACGCTACAACTTTGTTCCCTGTTCATTTTTGTAACGTGAGGTTCgtctaatttaatttttttcaggcTACACGCAGAGAATGCCTGCTACCTAACTCGCATCTACGTTTAACGAATCATAAGCATAGTTCCTCGttatatattttgtatacGATTTATTGTCTTGTTTTATCCTTATTTTGTTGCTCGTCTTGTCCCGGAGGACTGCGGATAGACGCTATATGATACGAGGAGAGAAGAAACGATTCGGGCTATACTTATATCATCATAACACAAACAAAGCCTTCTGCTGTTTATAGGTAAATATTGTTACACACACGCCAATGCTTGTAAACGAATaactgtttcttctctctATGTCTTCACTTGATAATCGAGGGAATAGAACTATAACATCAAATACGTTGAATATACGCAGAAATCGAGTAGGTTTTAcagaaaaatattgtataagtCTTCGGCATATAGGTGAATATGTTGTTTGTGACGATTGTGAGCGGATTGAACTCTTTCGAAgtctacttttatttatttattatacacgATATGCGTTTTGTGCGATGTTATGTTACTGCGGTCTCTAGTTAAAGGTAGTGAATAGTCAATTTTCTAGGACATAATGCAGACTTTTTTTATATGTGAATTTTCTGTTTTACCTTTTCATTACTATTATATCTTATGTATATTATTCGTGTATGTTTCGCCCATTCATCATTATTactaatattattatcatttatgAAAATACTATTATTAAAAGCGACAAATCGGCCTCTGTAGAAATGAAAGTACAAATCTTCATTTACATAATTAGGAAACATTATCGCTGTAATTTgtaaaactatatatatatatatatatatatatatatatatatatgtgtgtgtgtgtgtgtgtgtgtgtgtgtgtgtgtgtgtgtgtgtgtgtgcatgtgtgtgtgtgtgtgtgtgcatatgcCTTGTATCGAGGAACTCTATagattattaatgatttttaatcgCCGTGTTTATGTTAGCGTCACTTTGATAGTACAATTTTGCAAAAGCGCTGTCCATAGAAAGCTCTCTGTACAGTGACCGCGAAATTCTTTTTAAGATTTTAAGtctaaaatattttcgtatagtataatatatataaataggtATTAATGTCGACGATACAATGTTTGAATATATGAATTTATAGCAAGAGAAACTTTCTTATTCTTGACAACGGTGGAAGCGTTTAGATTGAGCAATACTCCTTTTACGGATATTATGTGAATATTAGAACTCTGGGCGATTTGTTAATTTGATGACTGTGTAATTGATTGATCAGTTATATGCCACtgttagagaaaaagaggCACAAGTGCAATATATGtttcgaatttatttttctttattcattTGAATTAGAAATCATTTCTTTATGTTTGTATCAAGCTTGATGTATTGTATTAGTCGATGACTACATGTGATTGAGTTACTTGTGCACTTAGGTTTCAAACAATGGCCGCTTCACCGTTTCGATTTTGCTTATgatatgaaaaatttcaaaataatgtgttaataaaataatcttttctttctctatgtcaaaaattttttttattattgattttttaaaaacaaaatgacGTTCAAAGAAGTTTATGTAAAACATTTATACACAAAACGGTTtcatcttttttattaaatgtacCGCAAGGTGTTCTTTATAATATCTGTTGTTCATAAATCTTATTTTTCCATTATAATCCTTCCCTTTCACACTCATTAAAtgacaattaataaaatactttttaaaaaatatcaattttattatttattccttAAGGTTCTGTAGATATAAAGACTTAAAAGAGTGcatacaaaataataagagTATTTCattcgtttaaaaaataaaaaaaaataatgttaaaaaaaataaattttattttaaaaattgctGGCTAAACTCCCACAAATTCAACAATATAGAAGAACAACCTATTATTTATCAATCTTACAAACAACTTAACCATTTGTAAGATAGTTATCAGGTATGTGgacaattttatatttccaTGAATATAGCAGTTTGCAATGCTTCACCTTCCTCGTCCTCTTCCGCGATTAAAACCACCTCTACCTCTACCTGAAACTTTACCTTTTGGTGGTGGCGATTTTGGCCTAAGAGCTTCTATTCTTTCTGTACATCCAGTAGTTACTTGATTGCTATTAAAGTAACTATTGTAGATGTCAGAATTGAAATTGGTATTTGTTAGTTCTGGGCCAACTGTAAGCCATCCAGGCCTTATTGTACTATCCCGTCCAAAAAGGTGTAATCTTTTAACATCAAGTTTAATTTCAGTTATGActgcatttaaaaataatattaatattctgacataaatttattatcttaCCTTCTCCGGCCTAGACAAAAATGTTCAATGATGTGGAATATTTCTACAGGTTTTTCAATAGAACCATATTCAGGCTCTTCTGAAATAATCAAGTCAATATCCACATTGGCGTGAATAAAGTCTCCATCCGTTGATCGTCTAACTGTTCCTTTAATACCCATCAAACAATGCTCCTTGGTTCTTTGGAGCACTGCCTTACTATCTAAATTTTTACTATGCCCTGGATTGTTTATATTTGTCCTAATCCAGCAGATATCCTCACAACGCCTAAAACCCCACTTCCTTAAACAAAATCTCCCCATGTCCAAACCATCACTACTGCCACACCATAAAAACACAAAGCTTCTATTGGCAGCCACTTCGCCAATATCCAATTCCATTATCTACAAAGATAATACGAGTCAATGATAATAATACTTAAAACTAAttgcaataataaaccatccAAAACAATTGTTCAATTGTTCAATAACCTGATCCCAGTTCCAAAGCTGTACATTAGTAGCACCACAAGTCCTTTGATACTCCTCTAATGGAGGCTCAATAAGAATCACGTCAAATTTACAATTCAGGTCTTTTAAATTCTGCGCAAACAAATCtgttttcaaatacattggaggGGTTGCTGTTTCAGAAATTAGATCATCCTTCAATTTTATGAGTTCTCGAAGTTTAGGATACTCCTCGAACCTGTCTGCCAAGCCCACGTCTCTTATAAAATTTTGCGGACGTTGTCCTGTGTCAATAAAGTGCTGACAGTAGTCATTGTGCGGATTCGATGACTGCGTTCCTTTTAAAAATGTCGACGAATCTTTGTAAACAATCTCATCTGCCAAAGCTGCACTATTTTGTCTGTCCTTTGCCTCCTCTTCAATCTTATTGGAAGcgactttaatttttttcttttgcgaTTCATCGACTTCGGTGCCCAATATCTGTCGTAACTCATCAACACTCGATGCCCCCAACTAAAATAATGCAAACAAATAAATAGAACAATTAAGCCTTAATAAAAACATAACCTCTCGTAGTATTTATTTCGATGTGAAATATGTCGAAAAGTTGTCAAACACGAATAAGTGGTAATTTTACCGTTTGGGCTAGCAACTTTTTTCGCTTCTGCGAACGTTCACGTAAAGTTTGTAACATTCTGGAACTTGAACAAGTATAAATGTATTACTCAGGAATAACGTTGCGTCGCTGTAACAACTGTAAAAAGCGTATATTATGGATCCAGACGACGGGGACAAAGTAGCTTACTGCTTTAGTTACCGTCGGTAATTCAGTTGTCCATATTACcggagaggaagagaaagaTGAGATGTTATGATTAAATTCAACTTGCAGAAAAGATATCTGAAATTTGATATAAATAGAATTGAAATAATGAATCACAAGCATCGAGGAGGGTGCCTTTGATGTGCTAGGGGTACATCCGTTGGAAttatcaaatataaaatttcctTATCTTTAATAATACTCCAATAAGAAACATGCAGAGTTAAGAAAtttacgtattatattataggtatgctgaaaaataataaacgaaattcatacgtttttatatttgtaagaCTTTGATTGTTTGTACTGAATCAAATAGCTATGCTCTCTACACATCTGCTATAACAAAAACAATTATCTGCGCACAAGGAAaactatttttatgtattaactaataaaaaattatctgtCCTCTTTTTCGATCAAAGGTCAAACTCCGTTTCTCAcaagatatttaaaaattttgttaaatcatcaacttttttaaataacgaaCTGATGTATACACATATCGTCGTTGACTAGTTTTTCAAAGTATGAGTGTTTATTTTTCGTAAAGATTAAATTGATCGTCGAGAGTTCGGCGAGTGTAAAGCTCTGATGCATAAAAGCTACAAAGATATATCCAAATTCGATCATTTCGAAACAAAAACGACGGCGCGAAGCTTATCCAAGAAAAGCACTACAGCTGACAATTTTACCGAATCATCGAGCCATATTTACAATTGAGATTCTGCTTTTCCTCAGCTGAAAATCTACCATTCATAATTACGAAATATTGCTTGTTAGCGGCTCAACTTGACGTATTATACAGCTGTattatctatatctatacaaTATTACGTTATACATTTAGTTATGGCTTTCCAACCACGATAACTGTGTATTGACGCTCATTTTTCCGACCAAAGTTCCACCATACAGCTATAATACGACATATAAAATAAAGAGTGCATAAACATCAAGGCTTCGAGAAAGTTCTTGCATTGTGAAAtgcataattaataaaaaatgtcaatTTGTGGATATGCATTTTCCGATGTTTTAATAATACGCCTTCTACAAAACGACGCCcacggtgtgtgtgtgtgtgtgtgtgtgcatttcAGCCTATATTTCGTCGAAtcgtcatttttatataaaagtggAAATAACATAAATGCCTGTGCTCCAAAATTGCCA
Coding sequences within it:
- the LOC100117110 gene encoding N6-adenosine-methyltransferase non-catalytic subunit, giving the protein MLQTLRERSQKRKKLLAQTLGASSVDELRQILGTEVDESQKKKIKVASNKIEEEAKDRQNSAALADEIVYKDSSTFLKGTQSSNPHNDYCQHFIDTGQRPQNFIRDVGLADRFEEYPKLRELIKLKDDLISETATPPMYLKTDLFAQNLKDLNCKFDVILIEPPLEEYQRTCGATNVQLWNWDQIMELDIGEVAANRSFVFLWCGSSDGLDMGRFCLRKWGFRRCEDICWIRTNINNPGHSKNLDSKAVLQRTKEHCLMGIKGTVRRSTDGDFIHANVDIDLIISEEPEYGSIEKPVEIFHIIEHFCLGRRRLHLFGRDSTIRPGWLTVGPELTNTNFNSDIYNSYFNSNQVTTGCTERIEALRPKSPPPKGKVSGRGRGGFNRGRGRGR